The Zobellia alginiliquefaciens genome contains a region encoding:
- a CDS encoding ExbD/TolR family protein, with protein MSRRGGPAEVNAGSMADIAFLLLIFFLVTTTIETDAGLDRMLPPIEPPTEEPPVIKEKNIFTVNINRNGQLLVEDELTDIKSLREKAMAFLDNGGAPSGSPEYCSYCKGKRLAESSDNPAKAIISLKNDRETKYSTYITVQNELVGAYNELRNREAQRLYKRDFTDMEAEYLNPETDASRKEDLKEKVKRIQELFPQKLSEAETGSSN; from the coding sequence ATGTCTAGAAGAGGAGGACCAGCAGAGGTAAACGCCGGATCAATGGCAGACATAGCATTCTTGCTACTTATATTTTTCTTGGTTACCACGACCATTGAAACTGATGCAGGTTTGGATCGTATGTTGCCGCCTATTGAGCCGCCTACGGAAGAGCCACCAGTAATTAAGGAGAAGAATATCTTTACTGTTAACATTAACCGTAATGGTCAGTTGTTAGTGGAAGATGAGCTTACTGATATCAAAAGTCTAAGAGAAAAAGCAATGGCTTTCTTGGATAATGGCGGAGCTCCATCGGGTTCTCCTGAATATTGTAGCTATTGTAAAGGTAAAAGGCTAGCAGAGTCATCTGATAACCCTGCAAAAGCTATTATATCTTTAAAAAACGATCGTGAGACAAAGTACAGTACGTACATAACAGTTCAGAATGAATTGGTAGGTGCTTACAACGAACTTAGGAATCGTGAGGCACAACGTCTTTATAAAAGAGACTTTACCGATATGGAAGCAGAATATCTTAATCCTGAGACCGACGCTAGTAGAAAAGAGGATCTCAAAGAAAAGGTTAAGCGGATTCAAGAGTTGTTTCCACAGAAGTTGTCAGAAGCAGAGACGGGTTCAAGTAATTAA
- a CDS encoding ExbD/TolR family protein, with amino-acid sequence MSKFAKKKDAGLPAVNTASLPDIVFMLLFFFMTVTVMKDNTLKVENTLPNASETKKLEKKDRVIYIYVGEPTSQYKAQFGDEARIQLNDKFSSPSDVGDYILQERAKKPQELQNVLTTALKVDKNANMGLISDIKQQLREVNALKVNYTTYDGDAFNNLQ; translated from the coding sequence ATGTCAAAGTTTGCAAAGAAAAAGGATGCCGGTTTACCAGCTGTGAACACTGCATCGTTACCTGATATTGTATTTATGCTTTTATTCTTCTTTATGACCGTAACGGTTATGAAAGATAATACTTTGAAAGTAGAGAATACTTTGCCTAACGCTAGTGAAACCAAGAAATTGGAAAAGAAGGATAGGGTTATATACATATATGTTGGTGAACCAACTTCTCAGTATAAAGCTCAGTTTGGTGATGAAGCAAGAATTCAATTGAACGATAAGTTTTCTTCTCCTTCGGATGTAGGTGACTATATTTTGCAGGAAAGAGCTAAGAAGCCACAAGAACTTCAAAATGTTTTGACTACGGCTTTAAAAGTTGATAAGAATGCTAACATGGGTTTAATATCTGATATTAAACAACAGTTAAGAGAGGTAAACGCATTGAAAGTTAATTATACGACTTACGATGGAGATGCCTTCAATAACTTGCAGTAG
- a CDS encoding porin family protein has translation MMRYLYGFFLLCCTSVAAQVTVDSTVIDSRYLEDQFYIGITYNFLLNQPEGVSQRNLSYGLQAGFIRDIPLNQSRTTAIGLGLGYGVYSYYSNLMAMEASEGVSYSILESDSDFERNKIETHMLEVPLEVRWRNSSVSEYKFWRIYAGMKFGYVFGGRSKLVPTDTGKVSFYNDDIRDFQYGLTLNFGYNTFNLHAYYSLASVFNDGVSVEGESLNSKPLRIGLIFYIL, from the coding sequence ATGATGCGTTATTTATATGGGTTTTTTCTTTTGTGTTGTACCAGTGTAGCTGCTCAGGTCACTGTTGATTCAACCGTTATTGATTCAAGATACCTTGAGGATCAGTTTTATATTGGTATTACCTATAATTTTCTTTTGAATCAGCCGGAGGGTGTCAGCCAGCGAAACCTGTCCTATGGGTTACAGGCGGGTTTTATACGGGATATTCCCTTAAATCAGAGTAGAACCACTGCAATAGGTCTAGGTCTAGGTTATGGGGTATATTCATATTACTCAAACCTTATGGCGATGGAGGCCTCAGAAGGTGTTTCCTATAGTATTCTAGAAAGTGATAGTGATTTTGAGCGTAATAAGATAGAGACCCATATGTTAGAGGTACCTTTAGAGGTGCGTTGGAGGAATTCTAGTGTTTCTGAATACAAGTTTTGGCGTATTTATGCAGGTATGAAATTTGGTTACGTGTTTGGGGGAAGGTCTAAATTAGTTCCTACGGATACGGGAAAGGTGTCTTTTTATAATGATGATATCCGTGATTTTCAATACGGTTTAACATTGAACTTTGGATATAATACTTTTAACCTTCATGCATACTATTCTTTGGCAAGTGTTTTTAATGATGGTGTTAGTGTAGAAGGAGAGAGTTTAAACTCCAAACCCCTCAGAATTGGATTGATTTTCTATATTCTTTAA
- the asnS gene encoding asparagine--tRNA ligase gives MNSYSVKELLSENLLLQEVTINGWVKAFRSNRFIALNDGSTINNIQCVVDFESFDENILKQINTGAAVKITGTLVESQGKGQKVEIQVSELAILGGADPETYPIQPKKHSLEFLREKAHLRIRTNTFAAIMRVRSALSFGIHQYFQQNGFNYFHAPIITGSDAEGAGEMFKVSTLDSKKPPLTEDGDINYKEDFFGKETNLTVSGQLEAETYAMALGKVYTFGPTFRAENSNTSRHLAEFWMIEPEMAFFDLNDNMDLAEDFIKTVIKYVLENCQDDLQFLEKRLLDEEKTKPQAERSEMPLIEKLKFVSENSFKRVTYTEAIDILRNSKPNKKKKFKYPINEWGADLQSEHERFLVEKHFKCPVILFDYPAKIKAFYMRLNEDGKTVRAMDILFPGIGEIVGGSQREERLDVLKEKMTALGIDEEELWWYLDLRKFGSAVHSGFGLGFERLVLFATGMGNIRDVIPFPRTPQNAEF, from the coding sequence ATGAACTCTTATAGCGTAAAAGAATTACTTTCAGAAAACCTCTTATTACAAGAAGTAACTATAAATGGATGGGTAAAAGCATTCAGAAGCAATCGTTTTATAGCTCTAAACGATGGGTCTACCATTAATAACATTCAATGTGTTGTAGACTTTGAATCGTTTGATGAAAACATTCTTAAACAGATAAACACTGGTGCTGCGGTAAAAATTACCGGTACGTTAGTGGAAAGTCAAGGTAAAGGTCAAAAGGTAGAGATTCAAGTTAGCGAGCTTGCTATTCTTGGTGGCGCCGACCCGGAAACTTACCCTATCCAACCCAAAAAGCATTCTTTAGAGTTTTTGAGGGAGAAAGCACACTTGCGTATTCGTACTAATACTTTTGCTGCCATAATGCGCGTGCGCTCAGCATTATCTTTTGGAATACATCAATATTTTCAGCAAAACGGATTTAACTATTTCCACGCCCCTATCATTACAGGTTCGGATGCAGAAGGTGCGGGAGAAATGTTCAAAGTAAGTACTTTAGATAGTAAAAAACCGCCATTGACTGAAGATGGCGACATCAACTATAAAGAAGATTTCTTCGGAAAAGAAACCAACCTAACCGTTTCAGGCCAATTGGAAGCTGAAACCTATGCCATGGCACTGGGAAAAGTCTATACTTTTGGACCAACATTTCGTGCAGAAAATAGCAATACGTCTCGGCATTTGGCGGAGTTTTGGATGATTGAGCCGGAAATGGCTTTCTTTGACCTTAATGACAACATGGATCTTGCCGAAGATTTTATCAAAACCGTTATAAAGTACGTTCTTGAAAACTGCCAAGACGACCTTCAGTTTTTAGAAAAACGTCTTTTAGACGAAGAGAAAACAAAGCCCCAGGCAGAACGAAGCGAAATGCCTTTAATAGAAAAGCTAAAATTCGTTTCGGAGAACAGCTTTAAAAGGGTTACCTATACGGAGGCTATTGATATTTTAAGAAATAGCAAGCCTAACAAAAAGAAAAAATTCAAATATCCCATCAATGAATGGGGAGCGGATTTACAAAGTGAGCATGAGCGCTTCTTAGTGGAAAAACACTTTAAATGCCCTGTTATCCTATTTGATTATCCCGCCAAAATAAAAGCATTTTACATGCGCCTGAACGAAGATGGAAAGACCGTACGAGCTATGGACATCCTCTTTCCTGGTATTGGTGAAATTGTAGGCGGGTCACAGCGTGAAGAGCGCTTAGACGTGCTTAAAGAAAAAATGACCGCACTTGGCATTGATGAAGAAGAGCTATGGTGGTACCTAGATCTTAGAAAATTTGGTAGTGCGGTGCATAGCGGTTTCGGACTTGGATTTGAGCGCTTGGTACTTTTTGCTACCGGGATGGGTAATATTCGTGATGTAATTCCATTTCCTAGAACACCCCAAAATGCAGAATTTTAG
- the rpoN gene encoding RNA polymerase factor sigma-54 translates to MLKQHLQFKLSQKLSPQQIQLMKLIQLPTQAFEQRLKQELEENPALEGGKEESDSIDDEFGDTYENDEQDSEVISAEDINIDDYLSDDEIPDYRTKANNYSADDEEKNVPYAAGTSFNQYLLNQLNTVYLNDQEWSIAEFLVGSVDESGYIRRPIADITDDLAFTQNIYTDEETIEKVLKLVQKLDPPGVAARSLEESLIIQLKRKEVTPSIELAITILEKSFEQFTKKHYKKLIQKYNITEEQLRDAISEIEKLNPKPGGSYSGNNRMVEHVVPDFSIRIVDGELELTLNGRNAPELHVSKEYSNMLKGYKDAKKKSKSQKDTVLFIKQKLDAAKWFIDAIRQRQQTLFITMNSIMHYQSEYFLTGDERNLRPMILKDIADEIEMDVSTVSRVANSKYVDTPYGTKLIKEFFSESMKNDQGEDVSTKEIKKILETVIGEESKKKPLTDDKLAAILKEKGYPIARRTVAKYREQLDIPVARLRKMI, encoded by the coding sequence ATGCTAAAACAACACTTACAGTTTAAATTATCGCAGAAGCTATCTCCTCAGCAGATACAGCTTATGAAGTTGATTCAGCTGCCTACCCAGGCATTTGAACAACGTCTTAAGCAAGAGCTAGAAGAGAACCCTGCATTGGAAGGTGGCAAGGAAGAATCAGATTCAATTGATGATGAATTTGGGGACACCTATGAAAATGATGAACAAGACAGTGAAGTCATTTCTGCGGAAGACATTAATATAGATGATTACTTAAGTGATGACGAAATACCGGACTACCGCACAAAAGCCAATAATTATAGTGCGGATGATGAGGAAAAAAATGTTCCTTATGCTGCCGGAACTTCATTCAATCAATACTTATTAAATCAACTTAATACGGTCTATTTAAACGATCAAGAATGGAGTATTGCCGAGTTCCTTGTAGGCAGCGTTGATGAAAGTGGCTATATAAGAAGACCTATTGCCGACATTACCGACGACTTAGCATTTACTCAAAATATCTATACCGACGAGGAAACTATTGAAAAGGTTTTAAAACTAGTTCAGAAATTAGACCCACCCGGTGTTGCTGCACGTTCGTTAGAAGAGAGCCTAATTATTCAATTAAAAAGAAAAGAGGTTACTCCCAGTATTGAACTGGCCATTACCATTCTTGAAAAGTCATTTGAGCAGTTTACCAAAAAGCATTACAAAAAACTAATTCAGAAATATAATATTACCGAAGAACAACTTAGGGATGCTATTTCTGAAATTGAAAAACTTAATCCCAAACCAGGCGGTTCCTACTCAGGAAACAACCGTATGGTAGAACACGTAGTGCCTGATTTTTCCATAAGAATTGTTGATGGAGAACTAGAGCTCACCCTAAATGGCCGAAATGCCCCAGAATTGCATGTATCCAAAGAATACAGCAATATGTTGAAGGGCTATAAAGACGCTAAGAAAAAATCAAAGTCACAAAAAGATACCGTGCTTTTTATAAAGCAGAAGCTAGATGCCGCAAAGTGGTTCATTGATGCTATTAGACAGCGACAACAGACGTTGTTCATAACCATGAACTCTATCATGCACTATCAGTCCGAATACTTTCTTACAGGAGACGAACGCAATCTTCGCCCCATGATACTGAAAGATATTGCCGATGAAATTGAAATGGATGTTTCTACAGTATCACGAGTTGCAAATAGCAAATACGTAGACACTCCATACGGAACCAAGTTAATTAAAGAGTTTTTCTCCGAATCAATGAAAAACGATCAAGGAGAAGATGTTTCCACTAAAGAAATTAAAAAAATCCTTGAGACCGTTATTGGTGAGGAGTCCAAGAAAAAACCGCTTACGGATGATAAACTAGCGGCTATATTAAAAGAAAAAGGATATCCTATTGCCAGAAGAACCGTTGCAAAATATAGAGAACAACTAGATATTCCCGTCGCACGGTTACGCAAAATGATTTAA
- a CDS encoding efflux RND transporter permease subunit, whose amino-acid sequence MAAKLKQGFWEKTASIILRNRILILILIVAFTVFLGMQWKNMRFSNTQANLLPDDHPVNLEYQEFLDQFGEEGNAIVFAIHDSTLFTTTNINRWNKFSKQLAAFPEIDFVLSLDNLQELKKDNDNQKFVLEPLISSELKTKKEIDSIKNHLFNELPFYDNLLFNKESGTVRTIANLDGDIVNTSVRKDFVLEDLNHLIENFESETGLDVRVSGMPYIRTMNSQNIIDEIGKFILAALGVTSLIFFFFFRSFRATFISMCVVIIGVMWAFGILGLLQYEITVLTALIPPLIIVIGIPNCIFLINKYQQEVKKHGNQALSLQRVISKIGNATLMTNMTTASGFATFIITDSKLLKEFGIVASINIIGIFVLSLLIIPIIYSFLSLPKTRHLKHLNKRWIDAFVNWMERIVRERRIAVYIVSLILLIASIIGIYQIEISGSPIEDMPKNAEFFKDIRFFEKEFDGIMPVEIVVDTKKPKGVLKPANLKRIDQLSEVITEIPELSKPISVVNLVKYSKQAFYNGIPKYYQLPTSQENNFIMKVAQNSDGNGNLLKNFVDSTGQTARITTFMQDVKTDRMEQIEERLNENINKFFPPDRYNVYMTGSALLFLKGTKYLVKNLILSLAFAIFLIALFMAYLFRSFRMIIISLIPNLLPLVVTAGIMGFVGVPIKPSTILVFSIAFGISVDDTIHFLAKYRQELIANKWQIKKSVYAALRETGVSMFYTSIVLFFGFSVFIISNFGGTVALGALVSATLMFAMLANLILLPSLLLSLERNIASKKILKKPQIDILPQGEDEDNKN is encoded by the coding sequence ATGGCAGCCAAACTTAAACAAGGTTTTTGGGAGAAAACAGCAAGTATAATTCTTCGGAACCGTATTCTGATACTTATTTTAATAGTTGCATTCACAGTTTTCTTGGGTATGCAGTGGAAAAATATGCGTTTCAGCAATACCCAAGCAAACCTTCTACCCGATGATCACCCTGTTAATCTTGAATATCAGGAATTTTTAGACCAATTTGGTGAGGAAGGAAATGCTATTGTTTTCGCTATTCACGATTCCACCCTATTCACCACAACCAACATCAACAGGTGGAACAAATTCAGCAAACAGCTGGCTGCTTTCCCAGAAATAGATTTTGTACTCTCTTTAGATAATCTTCAAGAACTCAAAAAGGACAACGACAATCAAAAATTTGTTCTTGAACCACTGATAAGCTCGGAACTAAAGACCAAAAAAGAAATAGATAGCATAAAAAACCATCTGTTTAACGAATTGCCCTTTTATGACAACCTTCTTTTTAATAAAGAAAGTGGAACGGTCAGAACCATCGCCAATCTAGATGGTGATATTGTCAACACCAGTGTCCGAAAAGATTTTGTCCTAGAGGACCTTAACCACCTCATTGAAAATTTTGAATCAGAAACGGGATTAGATGTCAGAGTATCCGGTATGCCTTACATCAGGACTATGAACTCCCAAAACATTATAGATGAGATTGGAAAATTCATACTAGCTGCCCTTGGCGTTACCTCCTTAATTTTCTTTTTCTTCTTTAGGAGTTTCAGAGCCACATTTATCTCAATGTGTGTTGTGATAATTGGGGTAATGTGGGCCTTTGGTATCCTAGGACTTTTGCAGTATGAAATAACCGTACTCACTGCATTAATTCCTCCGTTAATTATCGTTATCGGTATCCCTAACTGTATCTTTCTGATCAATAAATATCAGCAAGAAGTTAAGAAGCACGGAAACCAAGCGCTTTCATTACAACGGGTAATATCTAAAATAGGTAATGCCACGTTGATGACCAACATGACCACTGCGTCAGGTTTTGCCACTTTTATTATTACAGACAGTAAATTACTAAAGGAATTTGGTATTGTAGCCTCTATAAATATCATTGGTATTTTTGTGCTATCATTATTGATCATTCCGATTATCTACAGTTTTTTATCCCTTCCAAAAACAAGACACTTAAAACACCTTAACAAACGTTGGATCGATGCTTTTGTCAATTGGATGGAGCGCATTGTTAGAGAGCGGAGAATTGCCGTTTACATTGTGTCCCTGATTTTATTGATTGCCAGTATTATTGGTATCTATCAAATTGAAATATCCGGAAGCCCCATAGAAGACATGCCAAAAAACGCCGAATTCTTTAAGGACATTCGGTTCTTTGAGAAAGAGTTTGATGGCATCATGCCCGTAGAAATAGTAGTAGATACCAAGAAGCCAAAAGGCGTTTTGAAACCTGCCAATCTAAAACGTATAGATCAGCTTAGTGAGGTCATTACCGAAATTCCCGAACTTTCCAAGCCCATTTCAGTCGTAAACCTGGTTAAATATTCTAAACAGGCATTTTATAACGGTATCCCAAAATATTATCAGCTTCCAACTTCCCAAGAAAACAACTTCATCATGAAAGTTGCCCAAAATTCTGATGGAAATGGCAACTTGCTAAAAAACTTCGTAGATAGCACAGGGCAAACTGCCCGTATTACTACGTTTATGCAAGACGTGAAAACGGACCGCATGGAACAAATTGAAGAGCGCCTAAACGAGAATATCAATAAATTTTTCCCGCCGGATCGCTACAACGTATACATGACAGGAAGTGCACTTCTATTTTTAAAGGGCACAAAATATCTTGTAAAAAATCTCATTCTCTCACTGGCCTTTGCCATTTTCTTGATCGCCTTATTTATGGCCTATCTTTTCAGGTCGTTTAGAATGATTATCATTTCGCTCATTCCCAACTTACTTCCTTTGGTGGTAACCGCAGGTATTATGGGCTTTGTAGGTGTTCCTATAAAACCCTCAACCATACTGGTCTTTAGTATTGCCTTTGGTATTTCGGTAGATGATACTATTCACTTTTTAGCCAAATATCGCCAAGAATTAATTGCCAATAAATGGCAAATAAAAAAGTCGGTCTATGCTGCACTCCGCGAAACGGGAGTAAGTATGTTCTACACCTCTATTGTACTTTTCTTTGGGTTCTCTGTATTTATCATTTCTAACTTTGGAGGAACGGTAGCCTTGGGCGCTTTGGTTTCAGCAACCTTAATGTTTGCTATGCTGGCCAACCTAATTCTTTTACCATCGCTATTGTTGTCCTTAGAAAGGAATATTGCAAGCAAAAAAATCCTTAAAAAACCACAAATTGACATTCTTCCACAGGGTGAAGACGAGGATAATAAAAATTGA
- a CDS encoding peptidase M61 — protein sequence MKKICLLAFTVLLASCGATKTALTAEKTPVLATLDLKNVIDDKVAVTVDAGAFTTDEVSFFIPKTVPGTYSTDNYGQYIEGFKAFDYDGKEMAFSKTDDNTWKISDGKNLDKVTYYVNDTYDTEGEVKDKVFSPSGTNIIANKTFMLNLHGFVGYFGGLKEVPYEITISRPETLKATTSLEPAVVDAPVANVDVFSANRYFEVIDNPILYAKPNTETFEINGITVTLSVYSPTGIYSALSLKNRMEKMMAAQKTFLGDIDGTKIYNILLYLSTMEPDDASGFGALEHHTSTVVVLPEAMPKERLEQAMVDVVSHEFFHIVTPLTVHSIEVQYFDFNDPKMSKHLWMYEGTTEYFANLFQVQQGLIDEAEFYQRLMDKVNNAKSYDDEMSFTEMSENILVEPYKKNYANVYEKGTLINMALDIRLRELSNGEKGVLWLMKELSAKYGNDVPFEDDKLFDEIVEMTYPEIRNFFDTYVIGTTPINYNEFLLKVGLKTDVVEQASGYFLDGDNPYIDVDPSDEDVVFVREGIELNSFLKGLGAQGGDVIKSINDTPITLESIRPIIGQSFGWTAETDIKMMVTRGEEDVVLEGKVGTPTLNVETITPVENASTEVVELRESWLKGE from the coding sequence ATGAAGAAAATATGCTTACTTGCTTTTACGGTGCTTTTGGCCAGTTGTGGAGCAACCAAAACGGCTTTAACAGCGGAAAAGACACCGGTATTGGCTACGCTAGATTTAAAAAATGTTATTGATGATAAGGTTGCAGTTACGGTAGATGCTGGTGCTTTTACCACGGACGAGGTTTCTTTTTTTATACCTAAAACAGTGCCGGGTACGTATAGTACGGATAACTATGGGCAATATATTGAAGGTTTCAAAGCTTTTGATTACGATGGAAAAGAAATGGCATTTTCAAAAACCGATGATAATACTTGGAAGATCTCCGATGGAAAAAATTTGGACAAAGTTACCTATTACGTCAATGATACATATGACACGGAAGGAGAGGTAAAGGATAAGGTTTTTTCTCCATCGGGTACAAATATTATCGCCAATAAAACCTTTATGCTAAACCTGCATGGTTTTGTAGGATATTTTGGGGGATTGAAAGAGGTGCCTTATGAAATTACTATCTCAAGGCCGGAAACTTTAAAGGCAACGACTTCCTTGGAGCCTGCAGTAGTTGATGCTCCAGTGGCCAATGTAGATGTTTTTAGTGCTAACAGGTATTTTGAGGTGATAGATAATCCTATTTTATATGCTAAGCCTAATACGGAGACATTTGAGATTAACGGAATTACTGTAACCTTAAGTGTGTATTCGCCAACGGGTATTTATTCGGCTTTAAGCTTGAAAAACCGTATGGAAAAAATGATGGCGGCCCAAAAAACCTTTTTGGGGGATATTGATGGTACAAAGATTTATAATATTTTATTGTATTTATCTACTATGGAACCTGATGATGCATCAGGTTTTGGGGCTTTGGAACACCATACTTCTACAGTTGTGGTTTTGCCGGAAGCCATGCCAAAGGAGCGTTTGGAGCAAGCTATGGTCGATGTAGTTTCACATGAGTTTTTTCATATTGTAACCCCTTTAACAGTACACTCTATAGAAGTTCAGTATTTTGATTTTAATGACCCAAAAATGTCTAAGCATTTATGGATGTACGAGGGAACAACTGAATATTTTGCCAATCTCTTCCAAGTACAACAAGGTCTTATAGATGAGGCGGAGTTTTACCAGCGTTTGATGGATAAGGTAAATAATGCCAAGTCATATGATGATGAGATGTCTTTTACCGAGATGAGTGAGAATATCTTAGTTGAACCTTATAAAAAGAACTATGCGAACGTATATGAGAAAGGTACGTTAATTAATATGGCGCTGGATATTAGGCTGCGTGAATTAAGTAATGGTGAAAAGGGGGTGTTGTGGCTCATGAAGGAGCTTTCTGCAAAATACGGTAACGATGTGCCATTTGAAGATGATAAGTTATTTGATGAAATAGTGGAGATGACCTATCCGGAAATTCGTAATTTCTTCGATACCTACGTTATTGGAACTACGCCTATCAATTATAATGAATTTTTGCTCAAAGTGGGGCTTAAGACAGATGTAGTGGAGCAAGCATCAGGTTATTTTCTAGATGGGGATAATCCCTATATTGATGTAGACCCGAGTGACGAGGATGTTGTATTCGTACGAGAGGGCATTGAGCTTAATAGTTTTTTGAAAGGCTTGGGGGCTCAAGGCGGTGATGTTATTAAAAGTATAAATGATACGCCCATTACTCTAGAGTCGATCCGGCCTATTATTGGTCAAAGTTTTGGATGGACGGCTGAAACTGATATAAAAATGATGGTTACAAGAGGGGAGGAAGATGTTGTCCTAGAAGGTAAGGTAGGTACTCCAACTTTAAATGTTGAAACTATTACTCCGGTTGAAAATGCTAGTACGGAGGTGGTTGAGTTAAGAGAGTCTTGGTTAAAAGGTGAGTAA
- the frr gene encoding ribosome recycling factor yields the protein MNEDIQFILDSAKESMDAAMRHLEKEFVKIRAGKASPAMLSSVMVEYYGSQTPLTQVANINTPDGRTISVQPWEKNMLQEIEKAIMNSNLGFNPMNNGDFVIINVPPLTEERRIQLTKQAKAEAEDAKVGIRSARQDANKEIRDLDDASEDVQKNAEVDVQALTDIYIKKVDAFLVVKEAEIMKV from the coding sequence ATGAACGAAGACATACAGTTTATACTTGATTCCGCAAAGGAAAGTATGGATGCTGCAATGAGGCATTTAGAAAAAGAGTTTGTTAAAATACGTGCAGGTAAAGCGAGTCCCGCTATGCTTTCTTCCGTAATGGTAGAATACTATGGCTCTCAGACTCCGCTAACGCAAGTAGCCAATATAAACACGCCTGATGGACGTACAATTTCAGTACAGCCTTGGGAAAAGAACATGCTACAAGAAATTGAGAAGGCGATCATGAACTCTAACTTGGGTTTCAACCCAATGAACAATGGCGACTTTGTTATTATTAACGTACCGCCATTGACGGAGGAACGCAGGATTCAATTGACCAAGCAGGCAAAAGCCGAAGCAGAAGACGCTAAAGTTGGTATCCGTAGTGCTCGCCAAGATGCAAATAAAGAAATTCGTGACCTTGACGACGCTTCAGAGGATGTACAAAAAAATGCAGAGGTAGATGTGCAAGCACTTACCGATATATACATCAAAAAAGTAGATGCTTTTTTAGTGGTCAAAGAAGCAGAAATTATGAAAGTCTAA
- the pyrH gene encoding UMP kinase encodes MQYKRILLKLSGEALMGEKQYGIDSKRLAEYAEEIKEVVEKGVEVAIVIGGGNIFRGLAGAATGMDRVQGDHMGMLATVINGLALQSALELQGVQTRLQSAIQINEVAEPFIRRRAMRHLEKGRVVIFGGGTGNPYFTTDSAAVLRAIEIEADVILKGTRVDGIYTSDPEKDKNATKFDTISFADVLLKGLKVMDTTAFTLSQENELPIVVFDMNTQGNLIKLVEGENIGTVVNL; translated from the coding sequence ATGCAATACAAAAGAATTCTCTTAAAACTCAGCGGTGAAGCCTTAATGGGCGAAAAGCAATACGGAATAGACTCTAAACGGCTTGCAGAATACGCGGAAGAAATTAAAGAAGTAGTTGAAAAAGGTGTTGAAGTAGCCATTGTTATTGGCGGCGGAAACATATTTAGAGGCCTTGCAGGAGCCGCTACGGGTATGGACCGGGTTCAGGGTGACCATATGGGTATGCTCGCTACGGTCATAAATGGTCTTGCGCTTCAGAGTGCATTGGAATTACAAGGCGTACAAACACGTTTGCAATCCGCAATTCAGATAAACGAAGTTGCCGAACCTTTCATAAGAAGACGTGCCATGCGGCATTTAGAAAAAGGTAGGGTAGTAATTTTTGGAGGCGGAACCGGAAACCCTTACTTCACTACAGATTCAGCAGCCGTATTACGCGCTATTGAAATAGAAGCTGATGTTATTCTTAAGGGCACACGTGTTGATGGTATTTACACTTCAGACCCTGAAAAAGATAAGAATGCAACTAAGTTTGACACCATTTCTTTTGCAGACGTTCTTTTAAAAGGCCTTAAAGTAATGGATACGACCGCATTCACTTTAAGTCAAGAAAACGAACTACCAATTGTGGTTTTTGATATGAATACACAGGGCAACCTAATTAAATTAGTAGAAGGCGAAAATATTGGCACCGTAGTTAATCTTTAG